In the genome of Poecilia reticulata strain Guanapo linkage group LG16, Guppy_female_1.0+MT, whole genome shotgun sequence, one region contains:
- the LOC103478705 gene encoding uncharacterized protein LOC103478705, translating into MAAADPKSPNRQKTPTEEVDTSGEQAAAAKSGCSPNQTDEAAGEKNGVCPNGELGAEDVGSNGGGSVASHSGEVGLESVAGAADKTTCVSPEDRAATGKMAEALDSQQQAFDWSDTEDDEEGAKTQTKENDKSDLKVAETVNNARQDAPAEAESEKTDDGESSPDKLPVEDLRGEVDATEDRADDDEEADSSAKQRKCRWECKECGQKFSQREMFNLHRHFHAHEDELLPPTCKECGLTFQHRSSLIKHRNQHKEKEETLETTKLEDETRAQFRYQCAECKRIFSQVSKLRDHDCNNAAEKPYHCTLCRQDFQFKVSVTKHMMMHSRECTFKCQECSQTFPNIMSLRFHQKSHAALKPYECPECGMAFKHYSVMEDHRRKHVDNSRSHLCNICGKTFKYSSLLHQHQYLHTGQKPFHCPECGKKFAFAQNMKAHCRQHRLRETNSSGEPPGKQPLTSGHEAAKGPEKENTHTTEDTKRTFGCPLCPQTFYVAANLRAHMQFHEDEYEKQERLLQYQVVPNKHWEKGHTCPHCPSVFRDEPGLKGHLLSVHKPTAQYLETLSAPKKQLTQISSDNTQGKALNIKSYKCSECGKSFRHRSVLELHMRIHSKDKPYQCKVCGKGFRFSSYLQQHLIIHTGKKPYKCPDCGKDFAFLQNMRTHQKLHQQKPFRCTSCRKGYSSETQLQQHMLSHNGDKPHKCELCDKSFGLAYLLRDHMNTHTGERPHRCEECHKSFSWFSSLLVHQKIHARKKQGLSHYNSYPSGIRMRGRGKRGGRPAWGWSRPSGVSEMVAPQQNLYPVSPHRDADLHRQVRQQPLRPHMDLQTRHLTEAWPSEPHSQTLQWSMDSREAPAPSQHHSQPLQYDTPTQPHHQRSPGWADMPLMGLGSAQNLDSHMKDSTSSVLGSHIPKKTSPSAVSEMTQQRQHKLSSWNSTPTSTAMASTSSLQHDFSIPPSYMDGAALWSVRPTPLTNSQSSPNKLSQDLQLPRWPGGAEPSTPPKKEERLWDISSPPVMSSTVTQPEKTWNGCEPQKPWASGLTVAPASAQIDQSSSMPISVPTSSHGVANNLWDIQIPPGAAKTVNSVEKLVNNQEFQKQVSPSWSSVQTSTQKVPISIQYEPHRFSQGIGTPVWAFQNNSVGPQTLLPGQLKPGGGQELQQQPMATAAQIIINQPSPFFSPPLAPLPPLALPGPHPLHSVAVGAMPRPPHPNIFFTPQPVMTERPHMPQTLPLPQLPPQTEPHKLGSRLPFPPERLLQCMICGLSLPRELDLQMHYLQHAQGEIRKVANVSKQTQGKMDETSAAAEIGEERAENVACNVDEDDENNEHSSAKDAADGDELFCCRDCGEAFGEEAAYLEHRLQHPPQNTHLDSQSDGLLDSEKDNEALYFCSYCTLSFVEMSELHLHMKDHDQISLKGSDVDPGAAKQHAYECSDCGKSYTVIGHFLNHQRSHRQPSKSVFHDLEHLKKKSFQCESCGRNYSRASALDAHRRCHQEKLVKSKNRSSGETVQPAEPPAEVKPCENPTEEDCDKLFKCLCGKAFSSMMRLKTHQRFSRNALCSPEEMKQKPKKGCGEFYCSECNKAFNGHIALFNHQRWHANHSGNAAKRFPCEECGKEFMTLTFYYRHQRTAHSDETPSKSFQHQVCQLQKKAFECKDCGLKFSRASALQSHQLQHTDVFRETEKAHSESTLPSQRGSESEQKVSELVEASVEGAVKAETIPPTDVGGEQQTNEMDEEMESYEPGDFNVQVISASESEDEGLQETNPDLELLCESDQDTREDSEVYTGSLVSKPDVDLKIVQIDFAQSLQSPPIENEAQLKTAEERFGCPECYRWFNNPSSLRVHRMWHNVRRRRHQTQATENDITCEDCGLTFTVMDAYETHLHQHALDEEEAQLRDNEAPTEQDEENECEDQSVGVDGCDANGSAQTQPPQLTQSSRYPVNPTRYTCAACGKSYTYLVSFQKHQKMHEKPREKEKIQSPVDPNLRLYECPDCGMSFIRRTRLVSHLRVHRSKSRSNLLKCDQCNKVFISVKTWTAHLELHKERRFWCLSCAQGFLNEGLLDKHLQNHSRRPQTHKADDRSIHDTKPPASPPKMQRKQKPHVCLHCGKRFWRSRQLFRHTQKHVRREGRVATEPPGSSVIYRETGDIKTETSISEGEKLEVDVSMEELQVKEEDMQDEGQSPYAVAEDGDPDDSEDSDCGEPGHHYELSEPRHSDDQPDQPDQPSSEAAQSPTGGKTEKSEPKLHREHKYCEWECIECDMGFDEMAKLHSHYVKHATGELPIPKEEIEV; encoded by the exons ATGGCCGCCGCAGACCCGAAGTCTCCGAATCGACAGAAAACCCCCACAGAGGAGGTGGACACATCTGGGGAACAGGCCGCGGCGGCGAAGTCGGGATGCAGCCCGAACCAGACGGATGAGGCGGCGGGCGAGAAAAACGGGGTCTGCCCCAACGGTGAGCTCGGAGCCGAGGATGTTGGCAGCAACGGCGGCGGCTCTGTTGCCAGCCATTCTGGGGAGGTTGGTCTCGAGTCCGTTGCTGGAGCAGCAGACAAAACGACATGCGTCTCACCGGAGGACCGTGCAGCGACCGGAAAAATGGCCGAGGCCCTCGACAGCCAGCAGCAGGCTTTCGACTGGTCAGACACTGAAGACGACGAGGAAGGGGCGAAAACCCAGAcgaaggaaaatgataaaagtg ACCTCAAAGTTGCTGAGACTGTTAACAACGCGAGGCAGGACGCTCCTGCTGAAGCAGAATCAGAAAAGACTGACGATGGGGAGAGTTCACCAGACAAGTTGCCAGTTGAGGACCTGCGGGGTGAAGTCGATGCCACGGAGGACAGGGCAGATGATGACGAAGAGGCAGATTCTTCAGCTAAACAAAGAAAGTGCCGCTGGGAGTGTAAGGAGTGTGGCCAGAAGTTTAGCCAGCGCGAGATGTTCAACCTTCACCGGCACTTTCATGCGCACGAGGACGAGCTCCTGCCCCCGACCTGCAAAGAATGTGGCCTTACCTTCCAGCACCGCAGCAGCCTCATCAAACACAGgaaccaacacaaagaaaaagaggagaCCCTCGAGACTACAAAGTTGGAGGACGAAACGCGGGCTCAGTTTAGGTATCAGTGCGCAGAATGCAAGAGGATCTTTTCTCAAGTGAGCAAACTAAGGGACCACGACTGCAACAATGCAGCAGAAAAGCCTTACCATTGCACTCTATGCCGCCAAGATTTCCAGTTCAAAGTATCTGTTACCAAGCACATGATGATGCATTCCCGCGAGTGCACCTTTAAATGCCAAGAGTGCAGCCAGACTTTCCCAAACATCATGTCCCTGCGCTTCCACCAGAAATCCCACGCTGCTCTTAAACCATACGAGTGTCCAGAGTGCGGCATGGCTTTCAAACACTACTCCGTCATGGAAGACCACCGCCGCAAGCATGTCGACAACAGCCGCTCTCACCTCTGCAACATCTGCGGCAAGACTTTCAAGTACAGCAGCCTCCTCCATCAACACCAGTACCTACACACTGGCCAGAAGCCTTTCCACTGCCCGGAATGTGGCAAAAAATTTGCTTTCGCCCAGAACATGAAGGCGCACTGCCGCCAGCACAGGCTACGAGAGACAAACTCATCTGGTGAGCCGCCTGGAAAGCAGCCTCTCACTTCTGGACATGAGGCAGCTAAAGGTCCCGAGAAGGAGAACACCCATACGACTGAGGATACAAAACGCACCTTCGGCTGCCCTCTCTGTCCCCAGACCTTCTATGTTGCAGCTAACCTGAGAGCGCACATGCAGTTCCACGAGGACGAGTATGAAAAGCAAGAGAGGCTACTTCAATATCAAGTGGTGCCCAACAAGCACTGGGAGAAGGGACACACCTGCCCACACTGCCCCAGTGTTTTTCGGGACGAGCCTGGTTTAAAAGGACATCTGTTAAGTGTCCACAAGCCAACTGCACAGTATTTAGAAACCTTATCCGCACCAAAAAAGCAGCTTACTCAAATAAGCAGCGATAACACGCAAGGGAAggcattaaatattaaatcctACAAGTGTTCAGAGTGCGGGAAATCATTCCGGCACCGCTCGGTGTTGGAGCTGCACATGAGAATACATTCCAAGGACAAGCCATACCAGTGCAAAGTATGTGGCAAGGGTTTTAGATTCAGCAGCTACCTGCAGCAACATCTCATCATACACACGGGCAAGAAGCCGTACAAATGTCCAGATTGTGGGAAGGACTTTGCCTTCCTTCAGAACATGAGGACTCACCAGAAGCTGCACCAGCAGAAGCCGTTCCGCTGCACCAGTTGCCGTAAAGGGTACAGCAGCGAGACCCAGCTACAGCAACACATGCTGTCGCATAACGGCGATAAGCCGCACAAGTGCGAGCTGTGTGACAAGAGCTTTGGCTTGGCATACTTGCTCCGCGACCACATGAATACGCACACGGGGGAGAGGCCTCACCGCTGCGAGGAGTGTCACAAATCTTTTTCCTGGTTCAGCAGCCTGCTGGTTCACCAGAAGATCCACGCTCGCAAGAAACAGGGTCTAAGTCACTACAACTCCTACCCTTCTGGTATCAGGATGAGAGGCAGGGGCAAAAGAGGAGGGAGGCCAGCGTGGGGGTGGTCGAGACCATCCGGGGTCTCAGAGATGGTCGCTCCTCAACAAAACCTTTACCCAGTTTCACCTCACAGGGACGCTGACTTGCACAGGCAAGTGCGTCAGCAGCCCTTGCGTCCACACATGGATTTACAAACGAGGCATCTGACCGAGGCGTGGCCGTCTGAGCCGCACTCCCAAACTCTCCAGTGGAGCATGGACAGTAGAGAAGCGCCTGCACCCTCACAGCACCATTCTCAACCTCTACAATATGACACTCCAACGCAGCCACATCATCAGAGGAGTCCAGGATGGGCAGATATGCCCTTAATGGGTCTTGGATCGGCTCAGAACTTGGACTCCCATATGAAGGACAGTACTTCTTCTGTCCTGGGCTCTCATATACCAAAAAAAACCAGCCCATCGGCGGTTAGTGAGATGACGCAACAGAGGCAGCATAAACTGTCGTCATGGAATAGCACACCAACATCCACAGCCATGGCCTCCACAAGCTCTTTGCAGCACGATTTCTCCATTCCCCCCTCCTACATGGACGGAGCAGCACTGTGGAGTGTCCGGCCCACTCCACTGACAAATTCTCAGAGTTCCCCAAACAAGCTCAGCCAAGACCTGCAACTGCCAAGGTGGCCGGGCGGTGCCGAGCCGTCCACGCCTCCCAAGAAGGAGGAAAGGCTGTGGGACATCAGCAGTCCTCCAGTTATGTCTTCGACTGTTACTCAGCCAGAAAAGACATGGAATGGCTGCGAGCCGCAGAAGCCGTGGGCATCTGGCCTCACAGTTGCCCCCGCCTCAGCTCAGATAGACCAAAGCAGCTCCATGCCAATTTCAGTTCCCACTTCTTCTCACGGGGTTGCCAACAACTTGTGGGACATTCAAATACCTCCAGGGGCTGCGAAGACTGTGAACTCTGTGGAAAAATTAGTAAATAACCAAGAATTTCAGAAACAGGTGTCGCCCAGCTGGAGCAGTGTGCAGACCTCCACTCAGAAGGTCCCCATCTCCATCCAGTACGAGCCTCACCGTTTCAGTCAAGGGATCGGGACTCCGGTGTGGGCCTTCCAGAACAACTCCGTTGGACCTCAGACTCTGCTTCCCGGCCAGCTCAAACCAGGGGGCGgtcaggagctgcagcagcaaccaATGGCAACGGCCGCTCAGATAATCATAAACCAaccttctccttttttctcccctccgCTCGCCCCTCTACCTCCTCTGGCTTTGCCAGGCCCTCACCCCCTGCACTCTGTTGCGGTCGGTGCCATGCCCAGACCTCCACACCCGAATATCTTTTTCACACCACAGCCAGTCATGACTGAGAGACCACATATGCCGCAGACCCTGCCCCTACCTCAGCTCCCGCCGCAGACCGAACCTCACAAACTCGGATCCCGTCTGCCTTTTCCACCGGAGCGGCTTCTCCAGTGCATGATCTGCGGGCTCTCACTTCCCCGCGAGCTGGATCTACAGATGCATTACCTGCAACATGCACAGGGGGAGATA CGAAAGGTAGCTAACGTTAGCAAACAGACACAAGGCAAGATGGACGAGacttctgctgcagcagagatcGGAGAGGAGAGAGCTGAAAACGTGGCCTGTAATGTCGACGAAGACGATGAAAACAACGAGCATTCATCTGCTAAGGATGCCGCTGACG GGGACGAACTTTTCTGCTGTCGGGATTGCGGAGAAGCTTTCGGCGAGGAGGCTGCGTACTTGGAGCATCGCCTTCAGCATCCTCCACAAAACACGCATTTAGACAGCCAGTCTGATGGTTTACTTGACTCTGAAAAGGACAACGAAGcactttatttttgctcttattGTACACTGTCATTTGTTGAGATGAGCGAACTGCACTTACACATGAAGGACCACGATCAAATCTCTCTGAAGGGGTCTGATGTTGATCCCGGAGCAGCAAAGCAGCACGCCTACGAATGCTCAGATTGTGGCAAATCGTACACAGTGATTGGACATTTCCTCAACCACCAGCGCTCACACAGACAGCCCTCCAAATCGGTTTTTCACGACttggaacatttaaaaaagaaatcgtTTCAGTGCGAGTCCTGCGGAAGGAATTACTCTCGTGCTTCGGCTCTCGATGCTCATCGCCGTTGCCATCAAGAGAAGCTGGTGAAGTCGAAAAACAGGAGCTCTGGAGAAACTGTTCAGCCGGCAGAGCCGCCAGCAGAAGTAAAGCCATGTGAGAATCCGACTGAAGAAGACTGtgacaaactttttaaatgtttgtgcgGCAAAGCTTTTTCTAGCATGATGCGGCTGAAAACACACCAGCGATTCAGCCGTAACGCGCTCTGCTCTCCGGAGGAGATGAAGCAAAAACCAAAGAAGGGCTGTGGTGAGTTTTACTGCAGCGAGTGCAACAAGGCGTTCAATGGCCACATCGCCCTCTTTAACCACCAGCGCTGGCACGCTAATCACTCTGGTAACGCCGCAAAAAGGTTCCCGTGCGAGGAATGTGGAAAAGAGTTCATGACGCTGACGTTCTACTACAGACATCAGCGCACAGCACACAGCGACGAGACCCCGTCGAAATCGTTCCAACATCAAGTCTGCCAGCTTCAAAAGAAGGCGTTTGAATGTAAAGATTGTGGGCTGAAATTTTCCAGGGCTTCTGCGCTTCAGTCCCATCAGCTCCAGCACACCGACGTTTTCAGAGAAACGGAGAAGGCGCATTCAGAATCCACTCTGCCGTCTCAGCGTGGATCAGAAAGTGAACAGAAGGTCAGCGAGCTTGTGGAGGCTTCAGTGGAAGGAGCAGTGAAAGCAGAAACCATTCCCCCCACCGATGTGGGTGGAGAACAACAGACAAACGAAATGGATGAAGAGATGGAGAGCTATGAACCGGGTGACTTTAACGTACAAGTGATCAGTGCAAGTGAATCCGAAGACGAGGGTCTCCAAGAGACAAATCCCGATCTGGAACTGCTTTGCGAGTCGGATCAGGATACAAGGGAGGACAGCGAAGTATACACTGGAAGTCTGGTTTCAAAACCGGATGTGGACTTGAAAATAGTCCAGATTGACTTTGCGCAAAGCTTGCAGAGTCCGCCAATAGAGAATGAAGCCCAGCTTAAAACTGCAGAGGAGAGATTTGGTTGCCCTGAGTGTTATCGATGGTTTAATAATCCCTCGTCGCTGCGCGTCCACAGAATGTGGCACAACGTTCGTAGGAGAAGACATCAGACTCAAG CCACAGAGAATGACATAACATGTGAGGACTGTGGCCTGACGTTTACTGTCATGGACGCCTATGAGACTCACCTGCACCAGCATGCACTGGACGAGGAGGAAGCCCAGCTGAGAGACAACGAGGCTCCCACAGAACAAGATGAAGAAAACGAGTGCGAAGACCAGAGCGTCGGTGTGGATGGTTGTGACGCAAACGGTTCGGCACAAACCCAACCTCCTCAGTTGACGCAAAGCAGTCGCTATCCTGTGAATCCCACCAGATACACATGTGCAGCTTGTGGGAAGAGTTACACCTACCTAGTTTCATTTCAGAAACAccaaaaaatgcatgaaaaaccacgtgaaaaagaaaaaatccagaGCCCGGTTGATCCAAACCTGCGTCTGTACGAGTGTCCAGACTGCGGGATGTCGTTCATCAGGCGAACTCGACTGGTCAGCCATCTGAGAGTTCACAGGTCCAAAAGCCGCAGTAATCTGCTCAAATGTGATCAGTGCAACAAAGTCTTCATTTCTGTAAAGACGTGGACGGCTCACCTAGAGCTGCACAAAGAGAGGCGGTTCTGGTGTTTGAGCTGCGCTCAGGGCTTCCTGAATGAAGGGTTGCTGGACAAACACTTGCAGAATCATAGTCGACGACCGCAGACCCACAAAGCTGACGACAGAAGCATCCACGACACCAAACCACCAGCGAGTCCTCCAAAAATGCAACGCAAGCAAAAGCCTCATGTTTGCCTTCACTGTGGCAAGAGGTTCTGGCGTTCTAGACAACTGTTtagacacacacaaaagcatGTTAGACGTGAAGGCAGGGTCGCCACCGAACCTCCAGGGAGCTCTGTGATTTATCGAGAGACGGGAGACATTAAAACGGAAACGTCTATAAGCGAAGGAGAAAAGCTGGAGGTGGATGTGAGCATGGAAGAGTTGCAGgtgaaggaggaagacatgcaaGATGAGGGGCAGAGTCCATACGCGGTGGCTGAGGACGGGGATCCGGATGACTCTGAGGATTCAGACTGTGGAGAGCCTGGTCATCACTATGAGCTTTCAGAACCTCGCCACTCGGACGACCAGCCGGACCAGCCGGACCAGCCGAGCTCAGAAGCTGCACAGTCACCAACTGGAGGGAAGACGGAGAAATCGGAGCCAAAACTGCACAGAGAGCATAAGTATTGTGAATGGGAGTGCATTGAATGCGACATGGGCTTTGATGAAATGGCAAAGCTGCACTCGCATTACGTAAAACACGCAACAGGGGAGTTACCCATACCAAAGGAAGAAATTgaggtttaa